From one Paractinoplanes brasiliensis genomic stretch:
- a CDS encoding SigB/SigF/SigG family RNA polymerase sigma factor: MPENRTVEALDRAAAPATDGGLEDLDAAALEYFDRIRSGAESERAALRDALTRLCLPFAGRLARRYRGRGESFEDIEQVARLGLVKAIDRYDPGRGSFTAYAVITISGEIKRHFRDKTWGVHVPRRVQDLSLEVGHATMILTSMLSRTPTAAEISERLGLPLESVREAQESAAGYSPSSLNAPIGGGDEGAEFGDLLGDVDADLDLVDDRVTVADLLMRLPGRERRMLALRFYGNCTQAEIATELGISQMHVSRLLTRALSWLREAMLSDVPPRWEGVETRPERHPLQVEPVRQGTEVIARVRGEVDRDTAERLRIGLRHAIALSERDRVVIDLSGVPLLDAAGIAVLVDAASAASVAEVPLTLCGAQPHVASILKVTGLARLMQN; encoded by the coding sequence ATGCCCGAGAACAGAACGGTCGAGGCTCTCGATCGAGCGGCCGCTCCGGCGACGGACGGTGGCCTCGAGGATCTCGACGCGGCGGCCCTGGAGTATTTCGATCGGATCCGGTCCGGGGCCGAGTCCGAGCGGGCCGCCCTTCGCGACGCCCTGACCCGGCTGTGCCTTCCGTTCGCGGGGCGGCTGGCCCGGCGCTACCGGGGCCGCGGCGAGTCCTTCGAGGACATCGAGCAGGTGGCGCGGCTCGGGCTGGTCAAGGCGATCGACCGGTACGACCCGGGCCGCGGCTCCTTCACGGCGTACGCGGTCATCACCATCTCGGGCGAGATCAAGCGGCATTTCCGCGACAAGACGTGGGGTGTGCACGTGCCGCGCCGGGTGCAGGACCTCAGCCTCGAGGTCGGGCACGCCACCATGATCCTGACGAGCATGCTTTCCCGTACGCCGACCGCCGCCGAGATCTCCGAGCGGCTCGGGTTGCCGCTGGAGTCCGTACGGGAGGCTCAGGAGTCGGCTGCCGGTTACTCGCCGTCCTCGCTGAACGCCCCGATCGGTGGCGGCGACGAGGGCGCGGAGTTCGGTGACCTGCTCGGTGACGTCGACGCCGACCTCGACCTGGTCGACGACCGGGTCACCGTGGCCGACCTGTTGATGCGGCTGCCCGGCCGGGAGCGCCGCATGCTGGCTCTGCGCTTCTACGGCAACTGCACCCAGGCCGAGATCGCCACCGAGCTGGGCATCTCCCAGATGCACGTGTCGCGGCTGCTCACCCGGGCCCTCTCCTGGCTGCGTGAGGCGATGCTGAGCGATGTCCCGCCGCGCTGGGAGGGCGTCGAGACCCGTCCCGAGCGCCACCCCCTGCAGGTCGAGCCGGTGCGCCAGGGCACCGAGGTGATCGCCCGGGTGCGCGGCGAGGTCGACCGGGACACCGCCGAGCGGCTGCGGATCGGCCTGCGGCACGCGATCGCGTTGAGCGAGCGGGACAGGGTCGTGATCGATCTGTCCGGCGTGCCGCTGCTCGACGCGGCCGGCATCGCGGTGCTGGTCGACGCAGCCTCGGCCGCGTCGGTGGCCGAGGTCCCGCTGACGCTGTGCGGCGCCCAGCCGCACGTGGCGAGCATTCTCAAGGTGACGGGCCTGGCCCGCCTGATGCAGAACTAG
- a CDS encoding ATP-binding protein has product MAIEYGVDFNGLHLIATVSGALGMTEVSGLYTNMVKSVAEQPDALLVDLSRMVVTEPLALAVFTAANRQATRWPGTPMVLCAPQQATCELLNGPPFRHLAVADSLAAACDRLAGDPAATVLALSDDLLPIRGAARHARDLTTEACLRWDLPNLVGPACLIATELVSNVIDHAHTMMTLNVSLRSRYLHIAVRDGSPEQVGPPIGPPPATGRGRGLLLVDATAQTWGCVPSADGKVVWASLRRPTN; this is encoded by the coding sequence ATGGCAATCGAGTACGGGGTCGACTTCAACGGCCTGCACCTGATCGCGACGGTGTCCGGAGCCCTCGGGATGACCGAGGTGTCCGGGCTGTACACGAACATGGTGAAGTCGGTGGCCGAGCAGCCCGACGCCCTGCTGGTCGACCTCTCCCGGATGGTCGTCACCGAACCGCTGGCGCTCGCCGTCTTCACCGCGGCCAACCGGCAGGCCACCCGGTGGCCCGGCACCCCGATGGTGCTGTGCGCCCCCCAGCAGGCGACCTGCGAGCTCCTGAACGGGCCCCCCTTCCGGCACCTCGCCGTGGCCGACAGCCTCGCCGCGGCATGCGACCGGCTGGCCGGCGATCCCGCGGCGACGGTGCTCGCCCTCTCCGACGACCTGTTGCCGATCCGCGGCGCCGCCCGCCACGCCCGCGATCTCACCACCGAGGCCTGTCTGCGGTGGGACCTGCCGAACCTGGTCGGGCCGGCCTGCCTGATCGCCACCGAACTGGTCAGCAACGTGATCGACCACGCCCACACGATGATGACGCTGAACGTGTCGCTGCGCTCGCGATACCTGCACATCGCCGTACGGGACGGCTCGCCGGAGCAGGTGGGCCCGCCGATCGGGCCGCCGCCCGCAACCGGTCGCGGCCGAGGTCTGCTGCTGGTCGACGCCACCGCGCAGACCTGGGGCTGCGTGCCCTCGGCGGACGGCAAGGTGGTCTGGGCCTCCCTGCGCCGCCCGACGAACTAG
- a CDS encoding CheR family methyltransferase, with translation MQPADPQFEALLVYLKESRGFDFTGYKRSSLIRRVNRRMAQAGAGDYPDYVDYLQVHPDEFTALFNTILINVTGFFRDADAWEFLAKDVLGPMLTAKPVDSPIRIWCAGCASGEEAYTLAMVLAEHIGPEAFKERVKIYATDVDEEQLNDARQATYGEREMQAVPAELTERYFEAVNGRHAFRKDMRRSIIFGRNDLVQDAPISRIDVLTCRNTLMYFNAETQAKILGRFHFALRDEGVLFLGKAEMLLSHGSLFTPIDLKRRVFRRVPRLYARPGVAFADPPPIAEAPVTGLDELRNEAFAASPLAQLTLTADGQVALSNRQMENLFGVSSRDIGRPFRDLDLSYRPVELRRYIEQAQLERRTLRIEDIDHMRAGEPINLEAQISPLAGADGSLLGVNLVFHDVTASRRLKDELEHANQQLEAAYEELQSTNEELETTNEELQSTVEELQSTVEELETTNEELQSTNEELETMNEELQSTNDELQSINDQLRISSTQLDEANDFLETVLTSMQAGVAVVDPDLRIRMWNRRAEDLWGLRSGEVIGRHFLNLDIGLPIERLRPILRSALQAEVAGAELQVDAVNRRGRTVSVRVACTPLRRREGGVQPEGAIIVMETGAVEPN, from the coding sequence GTGCAACCGGCCGACCCTCAATTCGAAGCGCTGCTGGTCTACCTGAAGGAGTCCCGCGGCTTCGACTTCACCGGCTACAAGCGATCGAGCCTGATCCGGCGGGTCAACCGGCGGATGGCCCAGGCCGGCGCCGGCGACTACCCCGACTACGTGGACTACCTGCAGGTCCACCCGGACGAGTTCACCGCGCTGTTCAACACCATACTGATCAACGTCACCGGATTCTTCCGCGACGCCGACGCCTGGGAATTTCTCGCCAAGGACGTGCTCGGGCCGATGCTCACGGCCAAGCCGGTCGACTCGCCGATCCGTATCTGGTGCGCCGGCTGCGCCTCCGGCGAGGAGGCCTACACGCTGGCGATGGTGCTGGCCGAGCACATCGGGCCCGAGGCGTTCAAGGAACGGGTGAAGATCTACGCCACCGACGTCGACGAGGAACAGCTCAACGACGCGCGCCAGGCGACGTACGGGGAACGCGAGATGCAGGCCGTGCCGGCCGAGCTGACCGAGCGCTACTTCGAGGCGGTCAACGGGCGGCACGCGTTCCGCAAGGACATGCGCCGCTCGATCATCTTCGGCCGCAACGACCTCGTCCAGGACGCGCCGATCTCCAGGATCGACGTGCTGACCTGCCGTAACACGCTGATGTACTTCAACGCCGAGACGCAGGCCAAGATCCTCGGCCGGTTCCACTTCGCGCTGCGCGACGAGGGCGTGCTGTTCCTGGGCAAGGCCGAGATGCTGCTCAGCCACGGCAGCCTGTTCACGCCGATCGACCTCAAGCGCCGCGTGTTCCGGCGGGTGCCGCGGCTCTACGCACGCCCCGGCGTCGCGTTCGCCGATCCGCCGCCGATCGCCGAGGCGCCCGTCACCGGCCTCGACGAACTGCGCAACGAGGCCTTCGCGGCCAGCCCGCTGGCCCAGCTGACGCTCACCGCCGACGGTCAGGTCGCACTCTCCAACCGGCAGATGGAGAACCTGTTCGGGGTCTCGTCGCGCGACATCGGCCGGCCGTTCCGCGACCTCGACCTCTCCTACCGGCCGGTCGAGCTGCGGCGATACATCGAGCAGGCCCAGCTGGAACGCCGCACGCTGCGCATCGAGGACATCGACCACATGCGCGCCGGCGAGCCGATCAACCTCGAGGCGCAGATCAGCCCGCTCGCCGGGGCGGACGGCAGCCTGCTCGGCGTCAACCTCGTCTTCCACGACGTGACAGCCTCCCGGCGCCTCAAGGACGAGCTGGAACACGCCAACCAGCAGCTCGAGGCGGCGTACGAGGAACTGCAGTCGACCAACGAGGAACTGGAGACCACCAACGAGGAGCTGCAGTCCACGGTCGAGGAGCTGCAGTCCACGGTCGAGGAACTGGAGACCACCAACGAGGAGCTCCAGTCGACCAACGAGGAACTGGAGACGATGAACGAGGAGCTCCAGTCGACCAACGACGAGCTGCAGAGCATCAACGACCAGCTGCGGATCTCCAGCACCCAGCTCGACGAGGCCAACGATTTCCTCGAGACGGTGCTGACCAGCATGCAAGCGGGTGTGGCGGTGGTCGACCCCGATCTGCGCATCCGCATGTGGAACCGCCGCGCCGAGGACCTGTGGGGCCTGCGCTCGGGCGAGGTCATCGGCCGGCACTTCCTCAACCTCGACATCGGGCTGCCCATCGAGCGCCTGCGGCCGATCCTGCGTTCCGCCCTGCAGGCCGAGGTGGCCGGCGCCGAACTGCAGGTTGACGCGGTCAACCGGCGCGGCCGTACGGTCTCGGTGCGGGTGGCGTGCACTCCGCTGCGACGACGCGAGGGTGGCGTCCAGCCCGAAGGCGCGATAATCGTGATGGAGACCGGGGCGGTCGAACCGAACTGA